The following coding sequences lie in one Calidithermus timidus DSM 17022 genomic window:
- the nadB gene encoding L-aspartate oxidase, whose translation MELIETEVLVIGSGIGGGITALSLADAGIPVTVVTRSVDAQESNTAWAQGGIIYKGPGDSPELLIEDILRAGAGHSHLEAARILAEEGPAKVEEWLLERLQVPFDRDPSGELSLALEGGHQVPRILHAADATGLAIHRALMAALEAHPHITLLKGHTAIDLLTPAHHSLNRLDVYGPLSCVGAYLFDRTERVIKRCIARHTVLATGGLGQVFLRSTNPPGARGDGVAMAYRAGARVINMEFVQFHPTTFHLTGAPPFLISEAVRGEGARLVDADGQPFMQHYDPHWKDLAPRDVVARSIYHHMLLHDLPHVYLDLRSYIPKGKILRHFPNIHAECLRYGIDITQDLVPVVPGAHYSCGGVWVDEWGQTTLQGLYAVGEVACTGLHGANRLASTSLLEGLVWGDRIAHHIRGHLEERPSFDPERIPPWQDSGHSDPDPALVQQDMSVIKHIMWNYVGLVRTTPRLERALRELRHLETEIEDFYRNNRLSDGVIGLRNAVRTAILIAMAAWENKRSMGCHYRE comes from the coding sequence ATGGAACTCATCGAAACCGAGGTGCTGGTCATCGGCAGTGGCATCGGGGGCGGCATCACCGCTTTGAGCCTGGCCGACGCGGGGATACCCGTCACGGTGGTGACCCGCTCCGTCGACGCGCAGGAGAGCAACACCGCCTGGGCACAGGGAGGGATCATCTACAAGGGCCCCGGCGATTCACCCGAGCTGCTCATCGAGGACATCCTGCGCGCGGGGGCGGGTCACTCCCACCTCGAGGCCGCGCGCATTCTGGCGGAGGAAGGGCCAGCGAAGGTGGAGGAGTGGCTGCTCGAGCGGCTACAAGTGCCCTTCGACCGAGACCCCTCGGGGGAGCTTTCCCTGGCGCTGGAAGGCGGACACCAAGTGCCGCGCATCCTGCACGCCGCCGACGCCACGGGCCTGGCGATCCACCGCGCGCTCATGGCCGCACTCGAGGCCCATCCCCACATCACCCTGCTCAAGGGCCACACCGCCATCGACCTGCTCACCCCAGCCCACCACTCGCTCAACCGCCTGGACGTCTACGGACCGCTCTCCTGCGTGGGGGCCTACCTCTTCGACCGCACGGAGCGCGTCATCAAGCGCTGCATCGCCCGCCATACCGTGCTGGCCACGGGCGGGCTGGGCCAGGTCTTCCTCCGCAGCACCAACCCGCCGGGGGCCCGGGGCGACGGGGTGGCCATGGCCTACCGCGCAGGGGCACGGGTGATCAACATGGAGTTCGTGCAGTTTCACCCCACCACCTTCCACCTCACCGGAGCCCCGCCCTTCCTCATCTCCGAAGCGGTGCGCGGCGAGGGAGCGCGTCTGGTCGACGCCGACGGGCAACCTTTCATGCAGCACTACGACCCCCACTGGAAAGACCTCGCCCCGCGCGACGTGGTGGCCCGCAGCATCTACCACCACATGCTCCTTCACGACCTCCCCCACGTGTACCTAGACTTGCGCAGCTACATCCCCAAGGGAAAAATCCTCCGCCACTTCCCAAATATTCACGCCGAGTGCTTGCGCTACGGCATCGACATCACCCAGGACCTGGTGCCCGTGGTTCCAGGAGCGCATTATTCGTGCGGCGGGGTCTGGGTAGATGAATGGGGCCAGACCACCCTCCAGGGGCTTTACGCGGTGGGAGAAGTGGCCTGCACGGGCCTGCACGGGGCCAATCGGCTCGCTAGCACCTCGCTGCTGGAGGGCTTGGTCTGGGGGGATCGCATCGCCCACCACATCCGCGGTCACCTCGAGGAGCGCCCCTCCTTCGACCCCGAGCGAATTCCCCCCTGGCAGGACTCGGGCCACTCCGACCCCGACCCTGCCCTGGTGCAGCAGGATATGAGCGTGATCAAGCACATCATGTGGAACTACGTGGGCCTGGTGCGCACCACTCCCCGCCTCGAGCGCGCCCTGCGGGAGTTGCGCCACCTCGAGACCGAGATCGAGGACTTCTACCGCAACAATCGCCTGAGCGACGGGGTTATCGGCCTGCGCAACGCCGTGCGCACGGCCATCCTCATCGCGATGGCAGCCTGGGAGAACAAGCGCAGCATGGGCTGCCACTACCGCGAGTAA
- a CDS encoding NUDIX hydrolase, with product MLAVVVRKMPYTPILATLGYVLSPDGRSVLLIHRNARPDDPALGKYNGLGGKLEPHEDVAAGMRRELREEAGIEATRLILRGTISWPGFGQRGEDWFGFVFLVPEWTGTPLQRNHEGALEWVALERVVRMELPMWPGDRHFLPLVFDSDPRPFHGVMPYRDGQPVSWSFTR from the coding sequence GTGCTGGCCGTAGTTGTACGCAAGATGCCCTACACCCCCATCCTGGCCACCCTCGGCTATGTGCTCTCGCCCGATGGCCGCTCGGTGCTGCTGATCCACCGCAACGCCCGCCCCGACGACCCCGCCTTAGGCAAGTACAACGGGTTGGGGGGCAAGCTCGAGCCCCACGAGGACGTGGCCGCCGGGATGCGGCGCGAACTGCGGGAGGAGGCGGGCATCGAAGCCACCAGGCTCATCCTGCGGGGAACCATCTCCTGGCCTGGCTTCGGCCAGCGCGGCGAGGACTGGTTCGGCTTCGTGTTCCTCGTTCCCGAGTGGACCGGTACGCCTTTGCAGCGTAACCACGAGGGGGCGCTCGAGTGGGTCGCGCTCGAGCGCGTCGTCCGGATGGAACTGCCCATGTGGCCCGGTGACCGCCACTTTCTGCCCTTGGTCTTCGACTCCGACCCACGCCCCTTTCATGGGGTGATGCCTTACAGGGATGGGCAGCCGGTGTCGTGGAGTTTTACGCGCTAA